A single Carnobacterium alterfunditum DSM 5972 DNA region contains:
- a CDS encoding MGDG synthase family glycosyltransferase codes for MSVPPKILILTGSYGNGHLEVTRSLITELNKRGISNIITSDLFYEAHPVLTNVTRKLYIKSFTKGQNIYGFLYYKSDFRLTDFRIDRMIDRYGYMRISQLMKENDFDLVINTFPMQALPIYKQHTKSTKAVIPFINVLTDFCLHTRWISDGIDYFFVACDSLKKELVDTGINENKITVSGIPIKEEFYLYDKPSSHESDISIQTKNLLISAGAYGVVKDLAKIIEELKVKENLHITVVCGSNKLLSNELMQAYKSDGNVTILGYVSNMADLMNQSDIMVTKAGGISLSEALAIRIPLVLTPAVPGQEKDNARFFEKEGMAIVTKSEDEIVPAISILLKQPLLAKNLTDQMENHFHPHASALIIDKVLALIEKPSIFNEADHNSNEIES; via the coding sequence ATGTCAGTACCACCTAAAATATTAATTTTAACTGGAAGTTATGGAAATGGTCATCTTGAGGTGACTCGTTCCCTAATTACAGAATTAAATAAACGTGGCATCTCCAATATTATTACATCAGATTTATTTTACGAAGCACATCCTGTTTTGACTAACGTTACTAGGAAACTTTACATTAAAAGTTTTACTAAAGGGCAAAACATCTATGGTTTTCTTTATTATAAATCTGATTTTAGATTAACTGATTTTAGAATTGATCGAATGATCGACAGATATGGTTATATGCGTATCAGTCAGCTGATGAAAGAAAATGATTTTGATCTTGTGATCAATACTTTTCCAATGCAAGCTTTGCCTATCTACAAACAGCATACCAAAAGTACCAAGGCTGTGATCCCATTTATTAATGTATTAACTGATTTCTGCTTGCATACCCGCTGGATTTCAGACGGCATCGATTATTTTTTTGTAGCTTGTGATAGTTTGAAGAAAGAATTAGTAGATACTGGAATAAATGAAAATAAAATTACCGTATCAGGTATTCCTATAAAAGAAGAATTTTACCTTTATGATAAGCCTTCTTCTCATGAGTCTGATATCTCCATTCAAACAAAGAACTTACTAATTTCTGCTGGTGCTTACGGAGTAGTAAAAGATTTAGCTAAAATTATCGAAGAATTAAAAGTGAAAGAAAATTTGCATATAACAGTCGTCTGCGGTTCTAATAAACTACTTTCCAATGAACTTATGCAAGCTTATAAAAGTGATGGTAACGTAACCATTCTTGGGTACGTTTCAAATATGGCCGATTTAATGAATCAATCTGACATTATGGTTACCAAAGCTGGGGGGATTTCTCTTTCAGAAGCTCTGGCAATTCGAATCCCTTTAGTTTTAACACCTGCTGTTCCTGGACAAGAAAAAGATAATGCAAGATTTTTCGAAAAAGAAGGAATGGCCATTGTTACAAAATCAGAAGATGAGATTGTACCAGCTATTTCAATTTTATTAAAACAACCTCTTTTAGCAAAAAATTTGACCGATCAAATGGAAAACCACTTCCATCCGCATGCATCTGCACTCATAATAGATAAAGTTTTAGCGCTGATTGAAAAACCTTCTATTTTTAATGAGGCTGACCATAACTCAAATGAGATTGAAAGTTGA
- a CDS encoding mechanosensitive ion channel family protein: MDSSNQLDSSIAVDVVDTFTEQTNIFSKFWTSIDWSSIISMVTASVIQILFFMIFFFVVKIIGNFFIERTFENYRKKKDISTNRLNTLYNLTKNLFQSFVGFFLFYAILSAIGIPVGTLLAGAGVIGLALSLGAQGFVSDIVNGFFLLLEKQIDVGDIVNLDTVSGTVVDVNLKTTKVKSFDGTLNFVPNRYITIVSNKSREDMRAQVDIRLLPNTDIEKVNLIIANVNDQIVPQYPDITEPPTSLGLIHLGNGYYGVRIVIFVLHGHEYEIQNAFSQAYVTALTKEGIEIPVNPLNIVQ; this comes from the coding sequence ATGGACAGTAGTAATCAATTAGATAGTTCAATTGCAGTTGATGTTGTTGATACTTTTACAGAACAGACCAATATTTTTTCGAAATTTTGGACTTCAATCGATTGGAGCAGTATTATTTCCATGGTGACAGCCAGTGTCATTCAAATTTTATTTTTCATGATTTTCTTTTTCGTTGTAAAAATCATTGGAAACTTTTTTATTGAACGAACATTTGAAAATTACCGAAAGAAAAAAGATATATCTACAAATCGCTTAAATACACTCTATAATTTGACCAAAAATTTATTTCAATCCTTTGTAGGCTTTTTCTTATTCTATGCGATTCTTTCAGCTATTGGTATTCCTGTCGGTACTCTGCTTGCTGGGGCTGGGGTCATCGGTTTAGCTTTATCTCTTGGGGCTCAAGGATTCGTCAGCGATATAGTAAATGGGTTTTTTCTGCTGCTTGAAAAGCAAATAGACGTCGGCGATATTGTTAACTTAGATACTGTTTCGGGTACTGTTGTTGATGTGAATTTAAAAACGACTAAAGTAAAAAGCTTTGATGGAACGCTTAACTTTGTACCTAATCGCTATATTACTATCGTAAGCAATAAATCACGTGAAGACATGCGTGCTCAAGTTGACATTCGGCTTTTACCAAATACTGATATCGAAAAAGTAAATTTGATCATCGCAAATGTGAATGATCAAATTGTTCCACAGTATCCAGATATTACCGAACCTCCTACTAGCTTAGGCTTGATTCATCTTGGAAATGGTTACTACGGGGTAAGAATTGTGATATTTGTCTTACATGGACATGAATATGAAATACAGAATGCTTTTTCTCAAGCATACGTAACTGCTTTAACAAAAGAGGGCATTGAAATACCTGTCAATCCGCTTAATATTGTACAGTAA
- a CDS encoding ISLre2 family transposase, producing MDIIQHVMTEISKMMSRNIELTQNKQLPFNELISNVQETMNQVGIALVEDYIVQLDTILRKDTTRKELYHVQRNKDQKLIATTMGDIILDRTYYKNKQTGEFSYLVDDYLELEPHARMDLGLTAAILEKAKDLSYQKTIDSFKNISIHSRSSVMNVVHKHLVEPTEADLPAHKKSIDRLYIEADEDHVAYQDGTNRFMKLVYVYEGRKESTGITKRVELQGKRYFTGLYPDNDDLWETVLDYLEEAYDLNQVKKIYISGDGAAWIKSGTKMIPKSEFVLDYFHLSKYIKKACIGHHEWISNLYRWIYSNEKELLKLYFKTRLDDDLRESERKALEESRRYILRHWEAIQKQKDPNYYGCSAEGHISHILSARLSSRPLGWSLTGAEHIAKLRAYTFNGGDIKTALKRENKTRIRQLAIKKLDKRVNRKYTQQFQPVYGGLPALTQYKKSPLSFVLKGIRGK from the coding sequence ATGGATATTATACAGCATGTCATGACAGAAATCAGCAAAATGATGAGTAGAAATATTGAATTGACCCAAAATAAACAATTGCCTTTTAATGAATTGATTTCAAACGTTCAAGAAACAATGAATCAAGTAGGGATTGCATTGGTAGAAGATTATATTGTCCAACTGGACACTATTTTGAGAAAAGACACGACACGAAAAGAGTTGTATCATGTCCAACGGAACAAGGATCAGAAACTAATTGCGACTACTATGGGAGATATCATTCTAGACAGAACGTATTACAAAAACAAGCAAACAGGTGAGTTTTCTTATCTAGTGGATGATTATTTAGAACTCGAACCGCATGCCCGGATGGATTTAGGATTAACAGCTGCCATCTTAGAAAAAGCGAAAGATTTGTCGTATCAAAAAACAATCGATAGCTTTAAAAACATTTCAATCCATAGTCGGAGTTCAGTTATGAACGTTGTTCATAAACATTTAGTAGAGCCTACAGAAGCAGATTTACCAGCGCATAAGAAGTCCATCGACCGATTATATATTGAAGCAGATGAAGATCACGTGGCTTATCAAGATGGCACCAATCGCTTCATGAAATTGGTTTATGTCTATGAAGGACGGAAAGAATCCACGGGAATCACTAAAAGAGTTGAGTTACAGGGGAAACGCTACTTTACCGGTCTTTATCCAGATAATGATGACTTATGGGAAACTGTACTCGATTACTTGGAAGAAGCGTATGATTTAAATCAAGTAAAGAAAATCTACATTTCTGGCGATGGAGCAGCTTGGATTAAATCCGGTACGAAAATGATACCCAAAAGCGAATTTGTCTTAGATTATTTTCACTTATCAAAATACATTAAAAAAGCCTGTATAGGGCATCATGAATGGATTTCTAATCTCTATAGGTGGATTTATAGTAACGAAAAAGAGTTGCTTAAATTGTACTTTAAAACACGTTTAGATGATGATTTAAGAGAATCTGAAAGAAAAGCTTTAGAAGAATCAAGACGCTATATTCTAAGGCACTGGGAAGCCATCCAAAAGCAAAAAGATCCCAATTATTATGGTTGTAGTGCCGAAGGGCATATTAGTCACATTCTATCTGCTCGACTTAGCTCCCGACCATTAGGCTGGAGTTTAACCGGTGCAGAACATATTGCGAAATTGAGAGCCTACACTTTTAATGGTGGAGACATAAAAACAGCTTTAAAAAGAGAAAATAAAACACGTATTCGTCAACTAGCGATTAAAAAATTAGATAAACGAGTCAATCGGAAATACACCCAACAATTCCAACCAGTGTATGGAGGGCTTCCCGCGCTGACTCAGTATAAAAAAAGTCCGTTATCATTTGTATTAAAAGGAATACGTGGAAAATAG
- a CDS encoding DUF948 domain-containing protein, whose product MTGGEIAALIAAVAFAALVVFLIIVLLKVSKVIGEVQTTVNEANKSISILTKDADSLLIEVEGLLNKSNATLDDVNGKLGKTDPVFKAIGDLGATVSSLNDSTRNLTTHVTGATKKTAQAGMVSKMGKTAVNMNKKRKNKKEHV is encoded by the coding sequence ATGACAGGTGGAGAAATTGCAGCATTGATAGCTGCTGTAGCTTTTGCAGCATTGGTTGTGTTTTTAATCATTGTATTGTTAAAAGTTTCTAAGGTAATTGGAGAAGTCCAAACAACAGTTAATGAAGCTAACAAAAGCATTAGTATACTAACAAAAGATGCGGATAGTCTTCTGATCGAAGTAGAAGGTTTATTAAATAAATCCAATGCTACATTAGATGATGTCAATGGGAAATTAGGTAAAACTGACCCAGTATTTAAAGCCATTGGTGATTTAGGGGCAACTGTTTCAAGTTTAAATGATTCTACTCGTAATTTAACTACACATGTCACTGGAGCAACTAAGAAAACAGCTCAAGCAGGCATGGTAAGCAAAATGGGTAAAACAGCAGTAAATATGAATAAAAAGCGTAAAAATAAAAAAGAGCACGTTTAA